The following is a genomic window from Chaetodon trifascialis isolate fChaTrf1 chromosome 13, fChaTrf1.hap1, whole genome shotgun sequence.
gtcacGCTGGTCTTTATTGAGTGGTTCAGTGTGAGCTGCCGTGTTGCgtgatattaatatttaatgtgaAGAACGAGCAGCCAGACGATCGCACACGGTCGTGAGCACGCAGCTAAAACCGTCTCCTTTCCTGTGACCACCAGAGCAGAACTCGTACTCCGGGCTGGAGACGGCCGCGGCCTCGGCCGCCGTGCGCCGGCGGCTGGCCAGCATCCTGCGGGCGGCCGACACCACCATGCAGCGCCGGCTGGCCAAGGTGAGCACGGAGCTGGCCCAGACCGACACGGAGCTCCTGTGTGAGCGCGCCCACTCGCAGCACCTGGCCCAGGAGAGGCAGGAGGTCGCCGAGAGGGAGAGGTCGCTGAGCCGGCAGGTGGACGTGGCTGTCATGGTGATCGCCGCGTTGAGGGAGCAGCTCAACGCCTCGGAGAACGAGCTGGAACGACGAGAGAGGTAAACGGGCGGATGGGGCTCCTGGAGGCCTTAAAGGGGAGTGTCCACAGCAGCTCGCTTAAAGGGTTCTTTCCCAGTTAGCCTTCACTTTGTCTCAATTTGTCACGCAGAGGCCCGGTGGAGCGCCGGGTCCCGGGTCAAGCACCCGGACCCCCCGACGGTAGATCTGCTCATGCATGAACGCTGCATTGAAACGTCAACTCAGTCTGCCAAAAATCTTTAAATGTGACTTTAACAGACGGCTGAAGCATAACGTAAAACCTCAGCCGTGACGCTGCCGACTGAACCGGCTTCTCCAGCCATTCGCCTGAAGTCGGGGCGCTCACAGGAGACAGAGTTTTAAAAAACGGTcaaaattgaagcagcagaggctgaaattACTCGACATTTAGTCTCCAGTGAGGGTCAAACGTCGTAACATCCACAATGCAGCTCGGTAACATCTTCCATCAGACTCTTCCTCCGAACCGAACGCCAGCTTTCCTGCCGCTGTGCTGaagtctgcttttgttttccaggGAGGTGATAACCATCCAGAAGTTTCTGGAAGCGGCGGCTCGACAGGAAACGTGCGGTAAAGTTCGAATCCAGCGCTTCATCGAGAATCTGCTGAGGCGCATCGCTCTGGCCGAGAGGCTGGTGGAGTATTACCAGGTCAACGGCAGCCCGCAGCAGTGCAACCACTACAAGGTacgacgcacacacacaggtgcgtTTAGTGACACCTGTGGTCAGGTGAAAGGTTGGTGGCGCTCAGCTGGTCGTGTGACCTGCTCCGCCACTCTCAGCTTGTTTTTGGTCCGTTTGTGAGCACTGGCCTGAAAACGTgacctgacctttgaccttttctgTGTCCTGTCAGCACCAGCAGCCGACTGATAACGGACCTCACAGAATCACTAAAAGCAGGTGAGTCCCTCGTCGTGGCTTACATGAGGTTAAGCGCTCGGCAGGTAAACGCTCCGCCGTCGGTCCAAATCAAAGCCAGACGGCGACAGAGCGGCTGATCAATCATTGACGAGGGCCGGCGTGTCGCTGTCAGATTTCTGTGTCGCCGTCATGTTTAATTCATCGTTGAACATGCGACACTTTGTCCGTCCACTCAGGCAGTGGAGTGGgattacctgtgtgtgtgtgtgtgtgtgtgtgtgtgtgtgtgtgtgtgtgtgtgtgtgtgtgtgtgtgtaggcacaGTGGTTTTGTTCGAGCGCCCTCTGGTGGTTTAAACTGGTTTACATTCActgcagcctccctcctcttcctctgtgtgtttgttcacgGTCGTTTGACATTTCCAGGTCGGCGGGGGGTCAGCTCTCCTCATCTggtctccatgacaacagaaCCCAGTCCTCCTCCAAGTTCGGCGGCCGTCCTCTGCTGTCCAAAGCGGGCGGGGAGCGAGACCGGGAGCGGGAGCACCGGGAGCGGCTGGCCCAGTCGTCCCGGCTGTTCTGCAGACCCGAACACAGAGACGACATCTGGAACCACCAGCGGCGCCGGTCCGCCGGGTACGAGGCGTAGAACTGTGGAGCAGCTCCGAGGAGAGGGGGGGTCAGCggtaaaactttatttaaccaTGACTTTGTTCCAGTGTGTTAAACTATGGAAAAGTACTGCGAGGGCACGTCGACGTCAGGCGTGTCTGCACCGATGCTCCCGTTCACGTCTCTCAAAGTAAACTCGACTTAAGTCTCTGAGCCGGCAGCAAAGTCTGTCTCACggtgacattttgaaatgactgaagctgaaacaggaagtcaagtCGCTGTGAGCACGAACGGAGCGACTGCTGAGCTTAATTTGAGAAACTTGTTCTTGGTGTAAGAATgaaaaatcaacacattttaaGCTGAGAgggatttttttatttcctttgcaTGACCTGAAATCAcctctgaaatgtttgtgttgtctggagacagctgctcctcctgagTGACGCTCCCACTGCAGTTTTTAACCCATTACTTTTCTAAgtggaggaaaagcagagaaaatgaaagttcAGATGAATCGTGAGCGCGAGCTGCTCGGTTTGAAGCGATCTGATCgctgatgagacaaaaaaacaaaaagcaacagtAACTTTTCCAGTTTCTTCAAATTGAAGAAAACTCCTCACAGTAAGTATTACTGCGTAACAGGGTTTGAGATCTTAATGCAATAACAAACACGACTGTGTGGACACTTTCTACCGCCGGGCTTCGGTACTTTTCCATAGGTTACTGCACTGAAATGGAGCTGTGTGAAGCGTTAACTGGGCGTTTCCAGCCGGACGCGAGCGTGGGTAAACTTCAGtgttcaaacacagaaatgattgACAGCTTCTCGTCTTTTGTCTCGTTTGTCAGCACAAACCGTCATATTTACTGCAGTATAATAGGTGATCAGTCGTTAGTGTATTTTAGAGACACTTCAGGTGAAAATGTGCTTTCGTATTCATCCTCTGATTTGAGGTTTAGTCACAGCTGAGGTCTGACGGCGGAAACCGTTTCCTTCCTGAATCAGATGGAATGAGATCAGCAGTGACGTCGACGACTCGTCCTCTCCTCTGGTTGAACCTTCACGTCCCGCCTGGTTCCCAGAACCTCCCGATCCGTCCAGTTGTCtcgtctctgtctgtgctttcaAGGCCAAACGGCAGCCATCGCTGCCTGCGATCATCCAGATCGTTGACGTGGATCCTCAAACAGCAATTGTCCAATCGCAGCTCAGCTTTGAGTTTGTCCACGTGTTGACGCAGTTAGCATGGGACAGCAGAACGGGAGATGCTCCAAGTATGAAGACTTTGGATGGTGGAagatgtgtttgtctgctctaaTGTGAGCTGCAGACGTTGGCATGTTCAGCTAGCTGAGTACCTCTGAGGCAAAGCAGCATTTCATATTCTGTTTCTTAGTTCAGTCACGACTCGCTCATCCACCGTGTCGCACTTCCCCGCAGTGTGGGAGATGCTCCAGGATCAGACTTTAGGCTAACGCTAGCAGGTTGGTCCTGCTCTTTGCTGGATTCTGGAGAGTTTAAACTCCAACCTGAAATAATGTCACGTTCCTCAAACAAACTGGTTTGTCCTAATCTTAAAAGTTTGAAAAGAACTAGCAAGCTAACAGTTTCTTTGCTTCCATGTCTCCTACTGAGGAAGACTGAGGATGCAGACTTTtaacctgttagctttagcctcagtcttaGCATGCGGTCGTACATGCAGCCATCAGATGCATATTTAAGACCCCTTTAGAGGATTCTCATGTTAAAACAAGTCAATTCTGAAGATTAAAAAGGCAGCCAGACTCATAGATTTGatgttagcttaattagctcgCTGACTAGAGAGCCTGCTTTTATCCACCTCTGTCAAATCTGAAATCAGATGCCCTTGTTATCGTCATCATCAGCTCCATTTGTACTGAAGGCTCGGTAGCATAAAGTCCAGCCTGCACCACGTGCACCACCACCAGCATCAAGACTCGGCCGGAGTCCCGGGGTCACAGGGTTCATCCTCACAGACGGAGTCAGTGAGCAGCATCTGTATCCACACATCGCCGACACGTTCTGGACCTTTTGTCGCGTCCTCGCAGCTCTGGTTGGTTCGTAAAGCACAGACAGGAGCTTGATGACACCAGACCTGAGTCAGATTAGCTCTGCATCGAATTCTTGGCTGTTGTTTGAAGAGGCTTCAAGGTTCACGACACGAGGACCAATCCAGCGACTGCCTGGCACCCgtacacagagagaaaccttAGATATATTCACATGGATTAACTTTATGGTGATTTTAATTTAGCGGCAGTCGTAGTCGTATGTTGCCAACTAGCCACCATCCTGCCGCCACAGCAGGATGAAACCAGAGATGTAGTGAAGAATAACCTCCGACAGAAGTGAACCCACTAAAGGAGCAGTCAAACATTTTGGAAAGTACGCTCCTTTTCCATCATAGCGtgtgttagcctagcttagcgcAAAGACTGGAGAGCAGGGAGAAACTGCTAGCATAGCTCCATCACAGGTGAAAACAATACACCTTCAAACAAGCATGAAGCAAATCAGTGGAGGCACCAGTTACTGAAAGGGGACAGCTGGGTTTCATAACTAGCACTGaatgctaaccgctaacagctCAGAGTGTCACAGCTGATAGATCTTCTTCAGTGAgcctccttcatcaccatgatcacacacaccgtcctgctgccacaaacactacACCAccatgtggattcatccgccgctgaaaatagtcccaacaaaggctctatttcctcctgtttcctcctgatgtacagacaggaagtcagaagacGGACGGACACATGCTTGGTTCTGGTCTTTAAATGGGATTTTTTACAATAACAAAAAGAAACTTTAACTTCAGTCCGTCCTGTCAGTGAAGCTTATGGgaaggtgtttgtttttgtcacttttggtGGCGCTCGGCACtttcctgcttccagtctttgacAAATGTTACCCTCCACTACATCGCCGGATACAACAGGTCACGTCCGTGCAGGTGGAGCTGGCTCAGGTGTGGAGGACGCCACGCGTATAACGAATGTACTCGAGTTAACGTAGCTCATCCTGAAGAGCTGCCGTGCTGCGAGGCTCCAGCCGGCGCTCCTTCACACAGAAACGGGTGGAGATTCTCCGATCACACATGAATGACGTCGTATCAACGCTTTCATCCAAAGTGACTTACAGTGCCGTGAATGCAGTACAGCACAGTACATTTGCAGTAAACTAAGCAGCTCATGACGGCTTGTTTGATAGAATCATTCCTGTCTGCGTCGTTCTGTTTACGCGTCATCTTTGCACTCATCCAATGACgtgaatgtaaatgtaaaagatGGTATTCGGTGTAAAATGTATCTTCGGTGTTGGTGGTTTAGGTTTCGTTGAGGTGTTGATAGATATTTTGTATACAAAGCTGTTACGTGTCGTCGAGTGGAAGTAGTAGTCCTGCAGTACTTTAACTTGGCAGAACATTTTTCTGGGTttatctttcatttcttttattaaaaCAGGGTGTCTGCAGGTCCTGGAAAGGTCCTGGAATATGTTATGTAAATTCAAGGCCTTTCAGGGTTTGTCTCAGTGATGAATGCAGCTGTCAGAGTCGAAACGTACCGGACGGTGGTGACGTGGTGCCTCTTCTGAGGGTCACATGATGATCTGTGATTTGATTTTAGTTCAGATTTCTAATTGACTTTCATTAAGATTCTGAAATGTAGGTGAGCAGAACTTTCAGGCACCTTTTTCAAAGACCTGACCAGCTTTATGATTTGTTCCAAATTTATGGAAAGTGGCCGTCTTTGAAGCCAAATGTTATTCTCTCCTTTCTGTTGTCAGTTTAACAAAAGTCACGCTGAGCGGCGTTAGCACCCGTCGCTTTAGCGGCTTCATGGGCGTAAGCTGGAATTTTGTCAGGTTTACTCTCCGCTGATCCAGGTAGATCTGACAGACTGAGTGTTCCAGAGATCCACGTGTGATCAGAGTCCTTTAGCACTGATGATGGAAGGCCGAGCGTTTCCGCTGCTGTCCGTTAAAAACCCCGTTTCTCCGAGAACCAGTAAACGAAtcctctgcagatgaacagcatgaaacacgtttgtttttcagtttaatgtGGGGTTTTTATGCAAACAGCAgcctgacaggtgtgtgtgtgtgtgtgtgtgtgtgtgtgtgtgtgtgtgtgtgtgtgtgtgtgtgtgtgtgtgtgtgtgtgtgtgtgtgtgtgtgtgtgtgtgtgtgtgtgtgtgtgtgtgtgtgcgcgcagtgCTTCAGttgtctctgcttcctgttgtgtGCTCATGGCGCTCAGTCATTGGTCGGTGGTGGAAGATGCATGAAGCAGCCCGACTACTACTCCTACTACATATGTAGCTGTTGTGTTACTGTGAAAGCATGCTTCATATGTAGccacaaaaaaaagcaaagtactTATAAAATACTGTTATCTTGTACTACTATGTGTACTTTTGTAGCAGAGCGAGGTCTATTTTAAAGGGATAGTATTTGAGGGAGAGTTGCACTAAAGCAACCGGCAGCGCTTCGCCTGGAGCTGTCGGCTCGTTGCTCGCTGGACAATCAGCAGGGTTCACGCACACGTCTGCAGGGCGTTTAAGCGCTTCGGTGCTTTCAGACGTTTCTGGAAAATGTGCAAAAGCTCTGAAACGAGGAGAGAAAAGGTGGAGTTAACGTGGGTTTGAAGACGACACTACTACCTTTCATGGCGTGAGTCGGTGGAGACGAAGTTAGTTTTATGTGTGGACCGTTTCCGCCACGCGTTCGATATCCGTCACTCATCACGTCGGTCTGTAGGGATTTCCTTTGCAGAAGTAATCTCTAGTTTTGTGCCTTCACTCAAAAACTCTGTAGTCTGTATAACACTGTGCAAAATGCAATACTGTGAAGAACTGGAATAGTTTTTCTGTTGAAACTCGTCGGTCTGTGATAAACATCGCAGAGCAAACATGACCCCACCGTTATGACCGCGCTGGTGTTTATTCATCACTGAGAAGGAATCCTAAAAGACgctttgacttttcatttagcgccaccagcaggtcacagTTCCCTCTTTACACTTGACTGctttcattttgtccttttttttttaaattgatgaTTGACCTTTaatttgttctctgtgttttgttgttcagTATGAGACACAGTGATCTGTATATTGTTGAATGTCACTAAAGTTAGATGAGTTTAAAGAAGCTTTCTGTCATCACTGCGTGCTTTTTCCACCTCTCTGGAGGCCTGGATTTGAATTGCTTTGTTGCAGTACCCTCAAATGACCACTTGATGTCGCTGTCCTGCTACAGGAGCGCAGGCACAGGCGTGTCTCCCTGTTGGATGAGGGGTCGCATCAGGATTCACTGGGTTTTCTGCACTTTATCTCAACAAAACtcgacttcttcttcttcttcttaagcAATTAATTTccaacatttcccagaatgcctccTGTGACCTTTTTGTGTCCAGCTGGGGTTCATGATTGGGTAACTCTGACCTGCTTTAGTGCCAAAGTTTGTCCagcactttggtttatgaccaaatatccGCTAAGCTAACGAtatcccatcagcctcagctgtacatTTAGTGATaaaaagcaaatgttaacatgctaagctaacatgatgaacatgagcatgttagcatgctgttagcattcagctcaaaacACCAGGATGCCTGAAGCCTGACTGGTCAGCTGACACTTTTCATGAACTGAGTGAAATACCACAACACCAGCTGATCCCAGAGGCTCTTTAAAGGGTTTATTAGAAGTATACATTTACCTGAAATGGAaagactcaagtaaaagtacttctttTTACTTGTACTTGTTTTTAAGCAGTACGAGTaagagtaaatgtacttagttacattccaccagtGGGAGTGTTTCTGAGTCAAGACCTGTCATGTGTCTAAGAGCACGAGAGCGGCCAAACTTTATttgggatgatgatgatgatgatgatgatgaagaaaacagcGTGTTcatcagcagacacaaacacaaacacccccctcccacacacacacagaagaaccCGCATGATGATGACGACAGTGTGTCCACGCTGGCTTTATTTGCTGCTAATTATATgacagcccacacacacacacacacacacacacacacacacacacacacacacacacactgtatggaAGTCGACGGCGCTCTCGGTTCTTCAGTGAACAAACAGGCTGCTCATGGtgtcatttgatttattgtaaCTTTATTGATAGACACAGATCATTACACATCAGCTGAAGAGTCACAACCTCTGAAGAAGATCAGTGTTATGAAAAGATCTGGACACCCTGagtgtgaaaatgtgctttaaaagaCACGAGAGCGAAGCAGACTGTAGCTGTGAGAGCCGTGACGCCATGACAGCAGCTCCCGCTCATCTCGGCTGTCCAAACtgagctggagggaaaactcaaaTATGTCGAAGTGGTGAAACTCAGAGCCCACGCAGCCGTCTGTGgaggcttcttcttctctgccgTGCGGCGTCAGAGCTCGAAAACACTGACGTAGGATCGATcgtcacctgtgcaggtgtggtcgagctcctcttcctcctctcgctgggcttttctttccctctcaaGCCGCCGGCCTTGAAGCGGCCTCTGATCGCTGCCAGGCTGGTTCTTCTGAGCGCGTCAGCTTCATCTCTGCAcgtgtttttattctgtgtttcgGCCTCATGCAGAAAAGCATCTGTGTGCTGGGGGGAGATGAGCTCGAGGCTGCGGCAGAATGTTAAATGACTTGTTGTGTTACGCTTCCTAACTGCATCACCACGTGTCAACAAACACTGCGGGCTGCTGTTGATCCTCCGTGGAGAGTCAACACGGTAACACGACGCTTTGACGTCACCGCGCTCTAAGTCCGCACGCACGGCTGTCACATCGCGGCTTTGACGTCGGACGGTCGCTGCCGAGCAAAACTGTTTTCTGAAGCTGTCACGCGGTCGTATCAGCGCGAGCATCTACAGATTGTCGCCCTGCAGGCTGACCACCGTCCACAGGCCACAGATAACAGACCTCTGCCAGCAGAGACGTGAAGAGAGGG
Proteins encoded in this region:
- the znf365 gene encoding protein ZNF365 isoform X2 yields the protein MQQKLCSRGSGSFLLERNGQACGAVTVTSCDLPFRCPRCGEQERFRSLASLRAHLEYRHSYRSPDVIAGGFSITGKLPDPLTAAIPWHDMSLPTRRGQQGAGRPPHARSLSDSRDSGYLHSYSSVRRRTQSVGVGTQAEEDDEEDEDEEEAGTEDEDVGEEEVEVEDEGGEKDGGRNEEDFKMSIRKSNTGHHLNHHHLPFPPSAPLGLPLDPDLDLDLDLDLDLGLGLGLQNSYSGLETAAASAAVRRRLASILRAADTTMQRRLAKVSTELAQTDTELLCERAHSQHLAQERQEVAERERSLSRQVDVAVMVIAALREQLNASENELERREREVITIQKFLEAAARQETCGKVRIQRFIENLLRRIALAERLVEYYQVNGSPQQCNHYKHQQPTDNGPHRITKSRSAGGQLSSSGLHDNRTQSSSKFGGRPLLSKAGGERDREREHRERLAQSSRLFCRPEHRDDIWNHQRRRSAGYEA
- the znf365 gene encoding protein ZNF365 isoform X1, translating into MQQKLCSRGSGSFLLERNGQACGAVTVTSCDLPFRCPRCGEQERFRSLASLRAHLEYRHSYRSPDVIAGGFSITGKLPDPLTAAIPWHDMSLPTRRGQQGAGRPPHARSLSDSRDSGYLHSYSSVRRRTQSVGVGTQAEEDDEEDEDEEEAGTEDEDVGEEEVEVEDEGGEKDGGRNEEDFKMSIRKSNTGHHLNHHHLPFPPSAPLGLPLDPDLDLDLDLDLDLGLGLGLVEQNSYSGLETAAASAAVRRRLASILRAADTTMQRRLAKVSTELAQTDTELLCERAHSQHLAQERQEVAERERSLSRQVDVAVMVIAALREQLNASENELERREREVITIQKFLEAAARQETCGKVRIQRFIENLLRRIALAERLVEYYQVNGSPQQCNHYKHQQPTDNGPHRITKSRSAGGQLSSSGLHDNRTQSSSKFGGRPLLSKAGGERDREREHRERLAQSSRLFCRPEHRDDIWNHQRRRSAGYEA